The genomic region GTGATGTCGAATTAAATACATTACTAACTCATTATGTGAGAAATTCACTCGCTCACCGCATCGgccgaaacaaaagaaaattggCGGCCGCCGACGGAGCGGAATGAAATCTCAACCGTGTTGGTTTAATGAGCTTTTAATGAGGTTGAGCTTTTGAAAGCAGCTGTAATTGAAACCAATTACCTGGGCCGCCGCTGTCTGAGGTCACGCTCGTTCAACGAATGTCACCATCGAGCAGCCCGTAATTAAGTCGCCGTGCACCGGCACCGTCCGTAATGAGTAAATACTTCAATCGGCCACTAAAATAGAAACAGCGGTAGCACCAGTGGGGCCCTCACCGAGATCCAAGTGTATGCTTGGAACGAAGGAGTTGACAAAGAACATCAAGATGACCACGGTTAGCACCGACACGCACTTGACCAGGAGCACCTTGTCGGTGATTCTGTGCTGCGGGgaacaaaagaaaagaacaatCAGGACGGGTGACAATGAGCTCAAGTGTTGGGAAGTAAGAAAAGCAAAACCTTCTTTTGCAGCTCTTGAATGTTCTGCTCCCAGTTTTTGTCCTCTTGGGAAATTTCTCTGTCAAGCACAATTCGTGGTTTTAGACATATTCGAATAATTCCTCCAAGCAAGTATGGGGTATGCCACATGACCTACTTGGGCGTAACATGATGTCAAACTTGTTTCATTTTTACCTCTGGAATGTTTTCATCATCTTGCGCAGCAGACTTTCCAGGTTGAGCACTTTCTGCATCAGGAGACATTTGACAGCCGTCTCCTCTCGGCTGGCGGGGTTGATGCGCTGCGCCGTCTGCCTCCACACCAGAATCTCGTGTTTGAGCTCTacggcagataaaaaaaaaaaaaaagtgagaaaatATTTGCCGCTGGTGTTTTGAAGATGATCTTTCCGGTCAATGAGCGCTGAACCCCGCAGAGGGACGAATGCAGCAACACCGCCGCTGAAGGAGGTGCTGCCACTGTGCCGGGCCAAAGCATTTATGAGGATGTTCAAAATCGACCCAGAAGATGCAACATCAAAAGAACAGGAAGGAGTTAGCAAATGGAAATAATTAGCAAACGGCGGGGGCGGCTTCCTTCAATCGGCTCGCCGCTAAACGAGCCACCTTCCTGTGGTTCTCTTTTAAAGCTGCCCCGAGGAACTCGCTCTCTTTGGGACGGCGAGTTATCGAGCGTAAACGTTTGCGTCTCTCTGTGTGATAGACCGCATCCTAAGAGGCTAACGCGACAGAGAAGATGCTGGAAAGTGACAGTGACCTCATAGTATCGTGTTTGGACTCACCCACAATTTCGATGGATTCCTTGTTGTAGAGTTTCTTGTTCCAGTAGAGCATGCGCAGGAAGGGGAAGGAGGTGAAGAGGACCAGGCATATTCCCAAGAACATGTAGCCGGTGAAGTTGGCAAAGTCGATGCCCTGCGAGAGACGCACAGTGAAAGAAAAGGGTCACGGTAGGGGCAGACATTTTGATGTGACTGATTCGTTTGAATTTATCGGCCGATTAATCTGTTATCGGAATATTATTCTGCCAAATAACCAAATCCTCATTCTCCAAGCAGCTTCCCGCTGACATCAGCGCTCGACATTTTGGCCTTTGGCGGACGTGGACGTTTTGTTGATTCCAGCAAACGTCCAGTTTGTCTTGGCAGCGCTCACGGAAGAGAAGTGGGCGGCGATGAGGGGGGGGACGCCGCTTGGGTCGGGTCATGGCGGCACTCTGATAAGGACAGCTTGTGTACGCATGCTTGCTTTGCCCGCTTGTTTGTTTACCGAGAGGGGGGGGCGGGGATATTTCGAGCGCAATCCAGAGATAGACGCGTCTCGTTGTTGAGGCCACGTCCGAGTGTGCTTGTTTTTGAAATTCTACCGCCATGTTTACAAAACCCATTGAGAGTACAGACGGCGGAGTACTCAAGTAGATTTTCCGGGTATTGCCGAGGACACTTGTCACCAGAGTACACGGCGAGGAcaaagaaagtcagcatcaaggaTGAGAGCCTACTTGTCTGCGTAGATCCTGATTGGACACGATGATGACGTTTGGCGGGTCGCCCACAGCTGTGGCCGCGCCGCCGATGTTGGTGAAGATGACTTCGGCGATCAGCACGTGTCTAGGGTCCAGGTTGAGCACCTCGCACAGCCTGAAGAAATTGGCGTGACTCGAATCACCAAATTTGTTTGCCATCCAAAGTGGCCGGAGCATGGCAGCACCTGATGGTGACGGGGGTGAAGAGCATCATGGTGGTCACGTTGTCCAGGAAGGCGGAGAGGATGGCGGCGATGAGGCAGAGGATGATGATCATGGGCCACACGCGGCCTTTGGAGAGGCGGTAGGCCTGTCAGGAAGTAAGCAAGGAAGGAACAAACGTGACACAATGATGAGTCAGCATCCATCAGCCAGCAGAGACTTGCGATGACGCAAATCGAAAATTACAGAGTACACTTTTAAGAAGAGGTCGGCGTCGCAAATGGGTGGGGAAATTACTAGCAAATTTCTCAAAAGGTACCTGTAAATAACCGACAGAATGTTCCAAGCCTGTTAGAGCAAAAGCACGATTTACaaaaatggaacaaaaagtGATTTCAACAGGTTCATCGTGGACCTTCTGCCAGGTAGAAATGCACAATTATACGTCAttgaaaatctttttttcacGTTGATACCATTTTTTataaaagtacattttgatcatttttctccctGGGTGCCAAAGGTTCAGTCTCCGAGCAGCAAAGGAACCAAATCTCTGATGAGCGAGGTGGCTCGTCCTTCTCACTCAGCCTGTTAACATTCATCAGCCTTGATTATTATCCTCGCCTCAGCCCAGAGGACACATTCCGCATATTTAGGATTAGCGGGAACAGTTCTACCAGGAGTTTGCGCACGTCCTTGACCTCCAAGACGAAGCGACGATGACGTAGGCGAGCGGGCTCGATTGCTGGCTCGAGGGCCTACGCCGCAAAATTCAATTTACACTCGGGAATATCAAGGCGGGCTGACGAAAAGCTCGCCCTTTTTATATCCCCGTGTGAAATTTGTGACCTCGGGCCAAATGTGATAAGGGCggggtgacctttgaccttttaaCCGGCTCATCGGCGGACATTCCAGACCGACTCATCCCATTCGTACAGCGCTGACCTACTTTAAGACCGATAAACGCAGCAAATGTCACCCGTGCGAGGTCGTTTAAATGTCAAGTGTGAAGAATAGCCGGGAGGGAGGTCGGCATCAATCTCGAGAATGTAAGCGGGAACCAAAACGCACCTTGACGGCGCAGTAGTCGAAGAAACCCGTCTCGGAGAAAATGGCCACCAGCACcatctgcaaaaaaaatctgttgtggTTATTTCTCCCTTATCTTGGTCAGCAATTTAttatctgtttttttaaattttttttaatctaacgttcttaaatatttacacaaaacgtcaatgtgtgttgttgttgctaTGAGTGCGTTTCAGCTTCAGCCAAAAGCAGGCAAGACGTGCCCGTAACCATGGAGACGGGCTTTTAAAAGGGAACAACAATGGAGGAGACTGCGCAGGAAAGGCGGGCGGACTCCCGTGGTCTCACCATGCCAAAGAGCAGAGCCAGAGTCTCGTAGTCGATCCATTCCACCACCTGCACCAAACTGGGCCGCTGCGGGagagaaacaaaagcaaaatacaACTTCAGCAGAACGTTCAATGGAAATACTGAATTTTCATCTGGCTAGTTTATATAATGTGGACTGACTAACAAGCACAAGATGTAAACTTACGTCACCAATCACGGCCAAAGCGGACAAAGCAGCCAAAGATCCCAACATGGCCGCCAGGGTGCGATGGACGATCTGGAAAATGCAAGCACGACAGCATACAACTATTATTTCACTTCACACAAGTAGAAATTCTAATACTTTTACTACTACTACTCGCACACACCACTGGCGGCGCTAGAGAGGTGGCCCACGAGGGCAATGGCCCCCTGAAATATGCTTCGGTCCAAATAATTGAATGACCTTGTGTTGATTTTCCCCTCACACGGCCGTACCTCGAAGATGATGAGGACGTAGACCCCCGTCAGGATGATGCCGGCGATGGCCACCTGCGTCTCCACGCTGAAGTAGAGCGACTGGTGGGTGATGGAGAGCGGCACCACCTCAGCGTCCGCCATGAAGGCCTGCACTGTGATGGTGATGGGGTCGCTAGAAAAAGAAGAAGTACAAATTCCTGAAAATGGACTTAAGTGCAATCAGAAAGTTGTGGAGATGTACCTGCTGAGCATCTCAAATGTTTTGGTCAGCACCATCTGGTCGCTTCGCTCGCTGTGCAAAGGAATGGTCCAATTGTAAATCACCTGGCAAAAAAAGATGAagccaatttttatttttttttgaagaaccCTTTTCTCATATTTTCATAATTTTCCAACTTTAATGTCCCACCTGCTgcgctctcctcctcctctggccCGGCGGGTCAGTCTGCTCCACCTGAACCAACACGTACTCCTGGTTGTCCGGGTCCACCACGGCGCCGCTGAAGGGGCCGCCCACCTGTAGCTTGAGGAGAGCGTTGTCTCGGAACTCCGTCAGGTTCATCGCTGCCGAGCGGCCATCGGTCAAGGAGCAAATTGACAAACGTTgccttcttttgtttgtttgaaatgtttaGCGGATACAGAAGCTGTCGGTTGACGAGACGGCCAGCATCCTCCAAGGGTTGTCCCGATCGGGATACATACTGAAGAGcagctggaaaaacaaaaataaattcattttaaaaataaataaataaatacagaagtGGAGCTGGgttattttctcctcaatttaaGCTAAGCTAATTTTGACACACTTACACTGCAAAGAACAACAATAGTGAAGATGATGGCCACTTTGGAGATGCGGAAACAACATCTAGAAACACAAGCAACGACATATTACATATACAGCCCTGACccatataaattaaaaaataatgatggaGTCCTCACTTGAAACTTCTGGCGAGCTTGAAGCTGAGGCTGAGGTGCTCCAGGGGGTCGCTCTTGTCGGACGAGTTGGAGCGCAGCAGGGACAGACTGGTCACCTCGCTGCCCAAGCGGTACCTCCTCTCCAGGTCCATGGCGCTGCTATCCCAAGGTTCCTCACCGCCGTAGAAACTGGGATTATGCATGGTCATGTAGGCCACGCTTGAAGCATGAGCAAGAAAAGCTGTCCTCAGATGTCCTTGATTTCAACttgtttttcatttcttttgctTACCTGTCATCTTGTGAAAACCTGAGCAGAGGCGACCTTTCTGAGAGGTTAGCCGAATTCCTCTTGCCGGTGAGAATATTAACCATGTTGAAATTGTGCCTGCAACAAAAATAAAGTGGTCTTATTAGACggcatgaacaaaaaaaaaaaaaaacatttgtatcaaaatggccgacttcctgttcaatttcaAGCAAGACTTTGATGCACTTGAGAATTCAAGGAAACACTTTTTTTCTAGTTTTCCCAGAAGCACTAATGGGGGCCTTTTGTTGTGTTCAAAAGCCCTAGAGgaggtttaaaaataaacagtatCTCATTTTCTCAAGGAACAAAAAGGCTTCATCGTGAACTGTGACCGCGACTGAGCAGGTGTCACATCTGTGCGAGCAGGTTGCCAGATGCGCTCCTGCCCCCAGAAACACGACTTCCATCATtaggttgactttttttttttttttttttttaaatcaatctgCTGCTGCATTCAGGGACCTGCAAGGGAAGCGCAGCTGCGTCCCCACATGACATGATTGTGCTTGGTCCTCACCCGTCTTCTTGTCGAACGGGCAGGAAGGCCTCAGCGTGGATGACGCGTTGTCCCGTTGGTAGAGCCGCCGACTGTTGCTGCAGCTTCTGCGTTTCCCGCCGCTCCGAGATGCCCTGCAGCAGACGCAGCTCGCCGAAATTCCCAGCCGCTTGGTGGCCCGGCGCTGAGGCCTGGGACTTTTCCAGGTCCAGGTTGCTTGTGTTTTCCAGGTACATGGTGACACTGCAGGAGCACAGAAAGGAGATGGaggacattatttttttatgtttggctAGAACTCAAATCGAAAAGCTGATAGCCGTCGTTTTCGGCCATCACATGACCCGCAAATCCAACACATCGGCTGAGGGGGGCCACGGCGGCAGGGGGTCAGTGGACCGGGTCGGCTCCATCAGACATGAGCTCAGGAATCCGGCGGGATTATTGCTCACATGGAAGCCGACTAGCGCTCACGTGCTACGATTGAGGCCGAGGTGGGCGCTTCTGCTAGTTTGCAGGCTAGCGGAGAACTTTTTGGCCTTAACTATCCATCAGTGGAGATGTCAGAGTCCACCCAGCGGACACCCCCGGGGCCGAGCTTTCACTTGACTCACGCACTTGTGTGATGAGGATCTTGCTTCTGACGTCTTCGCTAACCGCGTAACATCCTTGTCCAATtcatgtgatggacctcatcctGGTCATGAATGAGAGCCTTTGT from Syngnathus scovelli strain Florida chromosome 10, RoL_Ssco_1.2, whole genome shotgun sequence harbors:
- the oca2 gene encoding P protein isoform X2, which gives rise to MYLENTSNLDLEKSQASAPGHQAAGNFGELRLLQGISERRETQKLQQQSAALPTGQRVIHAEAFLPVRQEDGHNFNMVNILTGKRNSANLSERSPLLRFSQDDSFYGGEEPWDSSAMDLERRYRLGSEVTSLSLLRSNSSDKSDPLEHLSLSFKLARSFKCCFRISKVAIIFTIVVLCSLLFSMYPDRDNPWRMLAVSSTDSFSMNLTEFRDNALLKLQVGGPFSGAVVDPDNQEYVLVQVEQTDPPGQRRRRAQQVIYNWTIPLHSERSDQMVLTKTFEMLSSDPITITVQAFMADAEVVPLSITHQSLYFSVETQVAIAGIILTGVYVLIIFEIVHRTLAAMLGSLAALSALAVIGDRPSLVQVVEWIDYETLALLFGMMVLVAIFSETGFFDYCAVKAYRLSKGRVWPMIIILCLIAAILSAFLDNVTTMMLFTPVTIRLCEVLNLDPRHVLIAEVIFTNIGGAATAVGDPPNVIIVSNQDLRRQGIDFANFTGYMFLGICLVLFTSFPFLRMLYWNKKLYNKESIEIVELKHEILVWRQTAQRINPASREETAVKCLLMQKVLNLESLLRKMMKTFQREISQEDKNWEQNIQELQKKHRITDKVLLVKCVSVLTVVILMFFVNSFVPSIHLDLGWIAILGALWLLVLADIQDFEMILHRVEWATLLFFAALFVLMEALAQLQLIDYIGEQTALLIKSVPEDQRMAIAIILVMWISALASSLIDNIPFTATMIPVLINLSQDADVNLPVKPLIFALAMGACLGGNGTLIGASANVVCAGIAEQHGYGFSFMEFFRLGFPMMIMTCMIGMCYLLATHIGLGWNM
- the oca2 gene encoding P protein isoform X1, which gives rise to MYLENTSNLDLEKSQASAPGHQAAGNFGELRLLQGISERRETQKLQQQSAALPTGQRVIHAEAFLPVRQEDGHNFNMVNILTGKRNSANLSERSPLLRFSQDDSVAYMTMHNPSFYGGEEPWDSSAMDLERRYRLGSEVTSLSLLRSNSSDKSDPLEHLSLSFKLARSFKCCFRISKVAIIFTIVVLCSLLFSMYPDRDNPWRMLAVSSTDSFSMNLTEFRDNALLKLQVGGPFSGAVVDPDNQEYVLVQVEQTDPPGQRRRRAQQVIYNWTIPLHSERSDQMVLTKTFEMLSSDPITITVQAFMADAEVVPLSITHQSLYFSVETQVAIAGIILTGVYVLIIFEIVHRTLAAMLGSLAALSALAVIGDRPSLVQVVEWIDYETLALLFGMMVLVAIFSETGFFDYCAVKAYRLSKGRVWPMIIILCLIAAILSAFLDNVTTMMLFTPVTIRLCEVLNLDPRHVLIAEVIFTNIGGAATAVGDPPNVIIVSNQDLRRQGIDFANFTGYMFLGICLVLFTSFPFLRMLYWNKKLYNKESIEIVELKHEILVWRQTAQRINPASREETAVKCLLMQKVLNLESLLRKMMKTFQREISQEDKNWEQNIQELQKKHRITDKVLLVKCVSVLTVVILMFFVNSFVPSIHLDLGWIAILGALWLLVLADIQDFEMILHRVEWATLLFFAALFVLMEALAQLQLIDYIGEQTALLIKSVPEDQRMAIAIILVMWISALASSLIDNIPFTATMIPVLINLSQDADVNLPVKPLIFALAMGACLGGNGTLIGASANVVCAGIAEQHGYGFSFMEFFRLGFPMMIMTCMIGMCYLLATHIGLGWNM